A single genomic interval of Paenibacillus macerans harbors:
- a CDS encoding IS110 family transposase translates to MQSTTKFVGLDVSKEKISVAIADASGETPRYYGSIPHTPAALRKLIKELGPAETLSFCYEAGPTGYETYRWITSMGAHCVVIAPSLIPKRPGDHVKTDRRDAEQLARLFRAGELTPVYVPEREDEALRELVRAREAAKEDAHRARQRILKFLLRHQIEPPATIKRRWTRKYRSWLEQLTFPYEPMQVAFDEMLHTLNEIEQRMGRLEKALVQQATVGSKATLIRVLQSLRGIGLLTAVTLAAEIGSFTRFRSPAQLMAYLGLVPRESSTGLSTRRGSMTKAGNGRLRRSLVESAWSYRHRPAVKGDLAKRLDGMPADIQLLSWKAQERLHYKYRHLIFGKNKHKNVAVGAVARELTGFIWAVARTVEQPVAN, encoded by the coding sequence ATGCAGTCTACCACAAAATTCGTCGGTTTAGATGTATCCAAAGAAAAAATTTCGGTTGCTATTGCAGATGCAAGCGGTGAAACTCCTCGCTATTACGGGAGCATTCCTCACACCCCGGCGGCGCTGCGCAAGCTGATCAAAGAACTGGGACCGGCCGAAACGCTATCGTTTTGTTATGAGGCAGGTCCGACAGGTTACGAAACCTATCGCTGGATCACCTCCATGGGAGCCCATTGCGTTGTCATTGCTCCGTCGCTTATTCCCAAACGCCCTGGCGATCACGTGAAGACGGATCGACGGGACGCCGAGCAGCTTGCCCGTCTGTTTCGTGCAGGAGAATTGACTCCTGTCTACGTCCCGGAGCGGGAAGACGAGGCTTTGCGGGAGTTGGTTCGCGCCCGGGAGGCCGCCAAAGAGGACGCGCATCGGGCACGCCAGCGGATATTGAAGTTCCTGCTCCGCCATCAAATCGAACCGCCGGCTACGATAAAGCGTCGTTGGACCCGGAAGTACCGTTCCTGGCTGGAGCAACTGACATTCCCTTATGAGCCCATGCAAGTAGCCTTCGACGAGATGCTCCATACCTTAAATGAGATCGAGCAGCGGATGGGGCGTTTGGAAAAAGCCTTGGTTCAGCAAGCCACGGTCGGCTCCAAGGCAACTCTGATTCGGGTGCTTCAGTCCCTGCGTGGGATTGGACTACTGACGGCCGTCACTCTAGCTGCTGAGATCGGTTCATTTACTCGCTTCCGCTCCCCGGCCCAACTCATGGCGTATTTAGGGTTGGTTCCTCGTGAGAGTTCAACCGGCCTGAGTACTCGGCGCGGAAGTATGACCAAAGCCGGTAACGGGCGCTTGCGCCGATCCTTGGTGGAATCCGCCTGGAGCTACCGTCATCGGCCTGCGGTGAAAGGAGATCTCGCCAAGCGTTTGGATGGCATGCCGGCCGATATACAACTGTTGTCGTGGAAAGCGCAAGAAAGATTGCATTACAAATACCGTCATCTCATTTTTGGAAAGAACAAACACAAAAATGTGGCCGTAGGCGCGGTGGCCAGGGAGCTAACCGGGTTCATATGGGCTGTTGCTCGAACGGTGGAACAACCGGTGGCTAACTAA